The following proteins come from a genomic window of Dreissena polymorpha isolate Duluth1 chromosome 1, UMN_Dpol_1.0, whole genome shotgun sequence:
- the LOC127864855 gene encoding uncharacterized protein LOC127864855: MTEHYMTWKSEFDHWIALWTSAADHLRELEDETETHHVLNVLVDMAVRARTTQNWVECREYFKNKIHCFCMRYDQANAGYLEKIINCINGYTPMPQHLSELLKHRVESWRPIFLSTAESDLERVIQTGIGQMFSMRRYFRGQLGRRSEERCSPCSPRNNYHTY; this comes from the exons ATGACATGGAAAAGTGAATTTGATCACTGGATTGCTTTGTGGACAAGTGCCGCAGATCACTTAAGGGAACTTGAGGACGAGACAGAAACTCATCACGTTTTAAATGTTCTGGTTGACATGGCTGTGAGAGCCCGTACCACACAAAACTGGGTAGAATGCAgggaatattttaaaaacaaaatccattGCTTCTGCATGAGATACGATCAGGCCAATGCCGGGTATTTGGAGAAAATCATTAACTGCATTAACGGATATACCCCAATGCCCCAACATCTGTCGGAGTTACTCAAACATAGAGTTGAATCATGGCGCCCGATTTTCCTAAGTACAGCAGAGTCGGATCTAGAAA GGGTCATCCAGACAGGGATTGGACAGATGTTTTCCATGCGTCGATATTTTCGTG GTCAACTTGGCCGTCGCAGTGAAGAAAGATGTTCACCATGCTCTCCCCGGAATAATTACCACACTTATTAG